GAAAGATGGTGCAGCTTGCTGGGCATCGTAGGATGGCACAGACGGCTGGGCATCGTAAGAAGGAACAACTGGTTCAGCCGAAAAGGCATGCTCTTCGAAATGCTCTTGGGCTGGTTGCTGTGCTTCGTAGGAAGGTTGGACATCATGTGATGAAGCAACCGGTTGAGCTTCGTAAGTCGGAGccgattgttgctgatgatcGTGGTGGTGAGCCTGTTGATCAAAAGTTGGAACTGCTACTGGGCCACCATAGGCTGCGCCAACATCGGGAGTGTGAATAGGAGCAGCGCCGTGGTGTCCGTGGTTGTGTCCGTGGTCATGTCCGTGGTCATGTCCGTGATCGTGATGTCCATGATGTCCGTGTCCATCCGCTGTAATTGAGAGAAAGTTTGTCGGGTCATTTAATAAGTGCCCATTAAGAAACCCATTTCACTACGGGACAGAatttaatgtttgttttttccacgTAGAAATTTAAACTTTCTCCTACTCAGAAAACTTCATTTGCACGATATGCTTCAATAagaaaagtttgaattttatttttttaaggaagaatgaatttttaaaaaatatttaaatttgtaattattcaaaaaaactaACGAGATCTTTTTTCGCGGTTAAATTCAGCCAAAGTAGTTGCTACCAGAAGGCAGATGACCAGGAGAACCTAGAAAGAAGATACAGGCCaatgttaaaaatgaattcaataaAGAAATAGATAGTTGGGAAAAAATCCAGCTTACAGTTCGAGAGATTGCCATGATTAGCTGTTGCTAGCTGCTGGATGTGTGTTCTGGAACAGCGACGCCGACGCTTATATACGTCGAGACTCAAATGTGGCGGCATATCGGTGGAGGAGGGATctaaaaaggaagagaaaggGAGAGAAACTGGACAGCATAACTGCCAACACAAATAAAGGAAACGACATCAAGATGTCGTCCATTAACCgcgaagaaaataagaaaataaaatattaagcaACACACGCCATCTGCTCGGCCCAATCTCCTCCTTTTACGCGTTAGCGCACGGCAAGTGACCGCAAAAGAGACCTACTACTACACACTGGCGCTCGACGGGACCACGAATTTATCAACTCCATCCAGTAATAGCAAATTCCTTCCTTCTTTATCGCTTCCTTAATTCTTCcaactgtttttctttcaaactctCTTTCTCTGGTAATTGTAGTCCCGGGATTACCCGGTCCATTCCGAATTCACCTATCAGCGGGAACAtatatttctctttctcctgtTGCCATCCTGTGGAAGCTCGTCATCGCATGTCCTACACGACGACAAATATGACCGATTTGTTGGCCGGTGATTTCGGTGGTGAGAGTTGTTCGTAGGCTCAGCTgctgaaagagaaaagttgCCTAAATGAAACGCCCTTACTCATTCGAGTTAGCTGTCAATCATGCTGAGAAAGGAGGTTTTGCAAAGTAATGGCAAAtgacacagaaaaaaattacatttctgCCTTATTATTACTGGGGAAATTAGAATGACGGTGATTTCTGTATGGAAATTCCCCAAATGAACATTAGCTTTCTACGTGGCCCTTATTAAAAATAGGTCGCaggtatgaaaaataaaggtaatttttcttttcttttttaggaaTAATTTCTAAAAGGTTTGTTCCGGCGTTTATTAACCcggtgaaaattttgtttaacaaaaaaaaaggcgaaaaaaggaCAAGTGCTAAACTGGTACACCTGCCACCCAACGATGAGGTGTTTTCCATTTAAGTGAAATCGCTTGAAAGCGTTTCGCTAGGATGAGCAATAGCAATAAGAGGTCTTTTCTTCGTGTGAATGTTTCGAATTTGTCGATTCTTTGAAACGTTATGGAAAGTCAATTTAGTCTAGATAAAACACtagttttgtttcgtttctacCAAAAATTTATGACAGTTCGTACACAACACACCACTAGGCCGGTaatcggagaagaaaaaaaacccggaCATGTGGGGAATATCGCAAATCACATAAATTGTTAAAGACAAAATTCCCCCAAATTGTTCTTTATATTAGCTCGTAAACAACACGCTCATAACCAGTCGCAGTGTTTTCTTCAAAAGCTTTAGCGCAACACAATTCTTCGCAAATCTATAGATTCTAGAGAGCGGTCTTCTTCTTTAGTATCATGGGAATAGTCTATTTCTATATTCCATTATCTATAGGTGAAAATGAATTACaaactgttgaaaaaattGGCAGTAAAGTTGCAAACTACAAGAAACCGGAACGTACCGTTAGCTACAAAACAATGCCAAGTAAAATCTATTTTAAACTTCGAATACGATCGCTATACACGaaagttttttaattatcaacCAAAGTGATAGGTTCTTATGGTAAGAGTTTTTCCCAAATCCCGCTATGAGCTGATAATTAGTCCCACATAAAATAATGACTCATTGActcgcattaaaaaaaaaaataatgtttttgaAGTTCACGGAAACCACAGGGTCCATATTTGAATCGTTACTTTGGCTAGTTATTGGCTTGATTCCGCAAACATCCGTAATCTACATGTGTTTTTACAGTATACGCTATATTGACTTTACTTTAGTGAAAGTGGTTTAGTGATCCAGTTTGGCAGCAAAAGCATTTGTTGCCAAGCTGTTATAGCACTCTGAATGACTAAGTCTACTTTTACTGTGTTTTCTCCTTACATTAATTTTACATACCGTGGCTACTGCACaaagtctttctaaaaatgcaGAGAGAATCAGGATGAATGAATTAATGTACTCTTTTGCcatttaagttttaaaaaatgttaacaaaaacaaggaaaaatgaaatgggcAAATAAGAGTGATAAACAAATGATAAGAATTCAATaagtaaatcaattcaataaGAAATTCCAGAAGAGATtaataggggaaaaaagggtCAAACGAATATTTCTAAATCAAGCCGACTAATTGTGGCTATACGAAAACGTTATGGTTGTTCTCTTTGGACTTCCCCTACAGAATAACTTAAGGGGTCTTACCAAAAAAATAGCGGAATAGAGAATTTACTTTGGAAAAGTGGCAGATTGTTCCGGGCAGATTGGACCTTGTTGCTCGACGTTGCGTTGAAAAAGGTAGACTTTTACATTCAGCTGGACCCATTTCTGTAACAATTCTGCAAAAATAGCAAACCAATAAAGCaatgaaatggaataaaaTGTCACGATTTTACGTACGTTTGACAGATGTCACAACATTATCATTAGTGCTGCTGTCCGAAGTTTTCAAGCAGGATTGAATAGATTGGAGGTACTGAATATTAGTGTCGCACGCTTCCAGCAGCTCAGTCtaataaaaatgattaaattaaatcgttaaaaaagtttaaacacGAAACTTGCAAATTTAGATCAATACCAGTGCCTGTAAAGATTGAGTGTGTTCTGATCTCCATGAAGAGTTAATCAATTTAAGGTAGATACTGGACGCAACGAAGTGTTGAGAGGTAGAAGTATGAAAAATTAGCCATATGTTCCTGCTTTCTTCTGCACTCAACGGGTGCAATTCACTCAGTACTGCCACATCTTCCACATCATATCTAATAGATACCACCTCAGAATGACAACCGGATGACTCTGATGAAAGGTTTACAAgttgtgttgtttcttccTGATCCAGTTGCTCAGCAGACACAATGGCATCACAAGTCTTGCATTTGAATATGTCATCTATTACtgattcttgtttttctttagacAACTGTTGAACCATTTCTTGTAACTGATCTCGTTCTTCAGTCAGTTGATTGACATTAGTTTCAAGTTCAGTGATGCGGTTATCCAAAAAACGTCGCTCCTCGAAGTCCttctttgaaaattcaatGGCAGATTTTAACGAAGAATTTTCACGTTCGAGTTCGAATAAAGTTTGATTGTTTAAAGCTTTTTCTTGTACAGTAACTGGGAGTGTAACATTGTACTGGGAACTTTTAAGTTTATCTTCCAATTCGGTGATGTATTTCGACTGTTTatcgattttttgtttcctcgcTGTCAACAGATGTGTAGCTTCGTTCAGCTTTCTGATAAAATCTTCGATTTTGCATTGAAACTGTGACTGTAAATCGAGGTGAATCTGCTCTAAAGCTTTTTTGCGATGAGACTCGAACAATTTCTTCTCAGACTCAAATTTGGCAGATTTCTCAATTAAATTAATGCGGTAGGAGTCCAAATATTGCCAAACGGCATTGACGCCCTCCAACTTTTCCGcctgaaaaagaaacgagaacgCCAATATTATAATTACActtgcaaatactttttagATGACTCGTAACTTACTTGCATACAAGAGAATTTGACTTCCTCTCGAGTGAAATTTGGTTCCACCATTGCTTCAGGAAGTACAGACTCCATCTGACGATCTGAATAGGCCTTCATGAAACACTTTGTGACTGGATGCAAGTCATAAGTCGACGACTAGTCTAGGCAGGTCTCACAGCATCGGAGATGGGCGTCGTTCGATTTGAGCAACAATAACGAGACTGATTGAATCAGCGTTCCCTGCGGCTATACATAACCAAGGGTAACAAATATTCGTCCTTGATGATAAGAAATAGGACCTTTCACACAGGTTTCGTAGTCAGTTGACACGTGGTAATGCTATTGAAAACGATTATGTTGATTTCATGGCAACAGTTCTCAAATAacaatttggtaattatagTTTAGAATTTACAGACAGCGATTTGgacttttattgaaatttggaATTTGGAAGTTGGAGCGTACACATCCGACTGGTGCAGATGACACAAAAAACTGAACGAtcaaaatcaaacatttttgaacGTTGCGACATTCCAATAAATAGATCAacgaatatttattttagtcgACTGAATTTTTCGAAAGTAAATTTTACAAAGCActaaacaattaaattttctatgTTTATTTCGAGTGGAAGTGAATTACAAATCTttcgtttgaaattaaaatctgAATTAAAAAAGGTGGCGCTAAAAGTTCAGCAAAAATATGACGATCCTCATACAAATCGATCTCATTCGTTAGTacctgagaaaaaaaattgtgaattagCATATTGCATAGAATTAATTTAATGGAAGCTCGTGTTGTCTCACGTTTTTCCAGAAGGCCACGAGTATATTTATCTCCTGTATATTTATCTTCCAGCACGGCTCCAGGAAGTTGTTCTTTCAGATTTATGACCTCTTTATTGGTCATTGGGACTGACAGctcaactaaaacaaaaatgaaataaaataccattacagTATAAACAATTAAGAATGTACTAATTTACCTCTCTCCTTGGTCAAGATGGCTTCTCTTCCGACTTCTCTTCCGGTCTCGGCTGTCACGGTGGAAGCACGAGTTGATGTCAGCGGTTCCTTGATTACAGTCTGGAAGCTGGGCACTACaaacaagaatttttaaattaaaaattactgCAATTAACATTAAGTTGCAAATTAATCTCACCATTTTTCACCGTAGTAGAAATTGGTTGTTGAGCGGCTTGAGCCAAATACGGACAAGTTTCTGCAGTAGTTACATTGTACACAGTTCGTCCGGAAGAAGGATCATAAactagaaataataaaaagataatGAAATCCCATCACATTCAATCCGATATTAAAAAACACGTTTACCAATTGGAGGCTCGCCGGACAAGTTCCCAGTGCGGACTTCATAAGTCGACGGAGTCTGAGTCCTTTCAGGAACCGCTatgcacaaacaaaaattagaccaaattaattaaatgaaaCTAAATCCGATTTAAGAGATATTTTACCTCCTCTTGCTTCGTAAAATTTCTCTTGGGGTTGAGTCAAACGTTGAATATACTGCtgattttgctgctgctgctcgtatTTCCTTTGCATTTCCTCTTGTTCCTTCTGCTGGGCacgctctctctcctcttccaCCAGCGACTTGTCCCTGACCAATTCACCTGGCTCAGGTAATCCCAATTTGTTCAGGAACGGCTTCTGGTCCCAGATTCTCTTCTTCACGTTCTTCTCGGCGATGGCGTAATAGTCGGGAATTTCCGTCGTTTCTCTGGACTCGGTCGgattcaaaatgattttgcCGATTTGTCCGTGCTCCTGCATCCGCTGCAACGCTTCATTCAGCTAAAATTTGGacataattaaattattagatGAAATGATTTCCAAGCAATATTAATTTAAGCTTACATCATCGAACAGAAGAACGTCGAAATCAGGTCTGATGGAACCTTCTTGCCACATTTTGCAAACCCTGCAGAATACTTCACGGACGTAATCGCGATCCTTTTGGAAGTAGAGCAAGTTACGTAAGTTGAATCCGCAGACGCTCTTGTTCTCCTCGTAGAGTTTCAGTGGTGAAATTTTATCTTTGCCCCACCACTGCGATcagaaaaaccaaattaaaaACATCCAAGTTGGACATTATAATTAGTAGTTAAGTGATTAACTCACGGTTCTGGCGCTATCGAAGAATCCGCGATGAACGGCCGCCTGAGTCCCGAACAGGACGTATTTCCCCATGGGTCTCAGAAGATTTAAATCACGAAGGAAATTGTCCTCGTATTGACAATCGAGAACCAGATCGACGCCGTGGGGAGAACTGTGCCGGATCTCCGTGACGTAGTCGGAATCGTGATCGATGTAGTGGACATTTTGATTCGTGAATTTTATCTGCCCCTCATTTTCCATCGCGATTTTGAAGAGGATGGTTTCTGGCACGGTACGAACCATTTGGGTCACCATAGAGCCCTAAAACACgcccaaaattaaattttaaaataattctcagagaaaatttgacattttaatttttaccaaTCCGCCCGGAGTGGAGTGCAAGAGAACAGCTTTGCCAGGGTAGAGAGATCCCATTTGGAAGAGCAAAGAGTAGGCCACGATCCCGTCGACAGTCAAAGCCACTGCGTCATTGTAGCTCATCTCTTCGGGAATTTTGAAGCAATGCTCGACGCGACACACGGCATATTCACTCCAAGCTTTGCGTTCTGGTAGACACATGACTCGATCACCCAactagaaacaaaataacaattaTTAATAATCAGTTGAAAACAACTGGACAAGATGGATAAAACTTACATTCAGTTCAGTGACATTTTTTCCAAGTCCGATAACTTCACCTGCCACTTCACTTCCCATGATGAAAGGTGCCTTCAATGAACGAACCCAGTTGTCCAGCATTCCATTACGAGTCATGACATCATCAAAATTAACTCCACTGAATAACAAcaatgaaattaattaaaaatcaaacgttttgggaaaatttgaaacttaccAAGAATGGGCGCGAATGAGAACTTCGTGTTTCAACGGTAGTGGAATGTGAACTTTGGCGATATTGATGTTCTTTCCCAGTCCGAATCCAGTCAGTTGAACGGATCTCACTTCGGTGGGAACCCTTTGCTGATTCAACAGGTAAGACAAGTCTCCACCATTCTGATTGAGATGTTGTTCGATTCTTTTCAAGGCTCCCAGATGCTTGCGACGAATCTCTTCCTCGTCACGTCGACGAAGCTCCCTCACCTCCTCTGTAGACAaccaattaaataaatttttaaaaaatgaaactatGCACACACAGGATTATATAGTGACAAACTCACTTTCGATCTCATCGGCTTCGTTGATCGACTTTTTCCGCTGACGTTCTGCTGCGGTTGGCGAAGAGGTTTGAATAGTTGTCGGATGCTCACTCACCATCTCGCTGACAGTTTTGTGAGTAGCAGGCTCGTTGTGCTTTTCGGAAAACATATTTGCAGCTaatcaataaacaaaaaacagttgACAATAATGTTAATTTGGTTTACACTCGGTAGAAAAATATGGTTGAATGTTTAACTTACTTGAAGACAATGCAGACGCTTGAGTTGTTCTCTACTAGACCACCAATGATGGAGTGTGTCGTTTGCAAGGTTGGACCTTGCTTTTATGAGGTCGAATCAACGTTGAAAAGGACAAAAATAATACTGAGAAAAAAGCGAGACTTCCGATGAACTTGgttctttttccgtttcgcTATAGATGTTTATACCGTTATCTTATCACAATTTAATTCGACGTTGCTCGAAGAGTGAAAAAGTGTTTTGCGAGAACTGTTGGCGGATGgaaaccaaaagaaattgCCAAATTTTACATTTACATTTTACAACGCGCTACGAACGTTTAAATCGCaccaataaaattttcaataccAAGAAAGAAGACGACGTTGCAACTCGGAAATATATGTGTGATCTACTTTCTACTGAGTCGGGCTCAACTGACTCATTCAGACTTAGATTTGTCCCCGGTGGTTAGGTGTGTGACGTTCGACGTCGATTAGTTAACCGCGTTATTAGATGGACAGACTGGAATATATGTTGGCAGTTCTGGTGGCAAACATTTtcggttttccctttttattccgAATGAAAATCAACCGGAACGCCCCAAGGCTTGCGGAGAAAGTTTTATACTCATCTTTCATCTATATTTTGatctttaattttattgtgaATGAAATAGATGATAAGAATATTGCAACCGAAAGCACCGTTTTATTAAAGAGACCCGAAATGATGCGGCAATATAATGCCACTATCAAAAtgttgtaacaaaaaaaaatacacggaatagaatttacgataaaataataaagccACCCAGAATGAACtgtgataaatttaaaaattggaaacaaGGAAATCATAAAATGTCAAACTAAAAACGAAAGTataacgaaaagaaaaccatAATTCGTAttattatgtttttaaaaatgtcgttATCGATAGTTTGTTAAAACCAACGATAGGGAAACAGTCGGAGTTGTTATATAAGGATATAACTTTCCTAGCCTAGCTGGGCGACTTGAAGACCGCGGAAATCGATCGCACCTTGCTGCAACAATCCTCCTAGGCCGGGCATATAAAATAGTGTTTTTTGATCAGCCTGTGAGGGAATAACTCTTCCTTGTCCTAGATTTGCACCTACTGCTCTTGAAGGGGGTGGCGGGGGCGCGTTATTTGATGGTCCGGAAGCGGGTGGGGGTGTAGGTGCGTCAGTAGCGGGTGTAGGTGCGTTAGTAGCGGGTGTAGGTGCGTCAGTAGCGGTTGGCGCTATATTTAATTGCCGTACACAGGAACGGGAATTAATATTACGTTCGCATTAGAagatttgaataaaataaaataatacctGGCGATTGGCCCAAGAGGGAGCTCAGAGAATTTAAAAGCCCCGAAAGATAttgcaaatttaaaagaaaattggaattGACTGAAGGAACTAGCAGAGTAGATTCAGCTCTgcaaatcaattaaatcaaataaataataatcaattaataatcaataaaataaaataattaagtttATAGCAACATGACACAATTTGAAGCGACATTTTACCTTAAACCTGTAGGTTGTGCAGCTTGAAGCCGGAATAATTCCGGTTGGTGTTGGATGGCGAAGGCCATCGAAGCTGCATCTCTAAATACTGGAACTGCAATACTCTGATTAACCTGCAAGCCGATGAAGAACAATAGAGAGACAATCGACATTTTAGAAATAGAAAACTGCATTTTTCTCAAAGTGGAATAGACAACTGAAGCGACCAAAAGAAAGTGAATGTTTTTCCATCGCATCTTCACGCTCTTTTATAGCGAACGATAAGTCGATAACATTGCGCAATTTCATCCACCGGATTCAGCGTGTCCAAGGTTAGGTTGCTGATTATAGAAAATTCATTAGGGGACTATTCAAACGGTCGTATCGAGTAGTAGTGCGGGTCAAAAttgcgaaaaataataaatgagcaAACATATATGTCAATCTTTATGTCAATTATAAGTTTATAACATTCATGTGATCATTTGATTCGTACACAACGAACTCGAGTCGCTGATAACATCACCTATCAAGAATAGTATTTTTTCAGATGATAGTATGCTTATAGTAACTTTATTTTCCCTCATTGTTAAGAAATAAACAATCACCCAATCAGGAAgtctaaaaaattgcatcataCAAATTGGGAATGCTTCCACACAGTCGTGATAAAATCGTGACAAggtcaacaaaacaaaagaaatacatCTAAATAAGTCCTAACTAAACTAATTAACATATTTCTTCGAAACgctcaattgatttttaaatgatttaaaattgaaattaactcTATGTAGATACGGTCGAAGACGAGTTGATTATTCAGCTGTTGGTTCGTtgtagaaatttttcaacttaaagTAGGCCTACTGTAATTATTTCATTGAGTTGATTAACGGAATGTTCCTATTACGTAATACATGTCACGCATGTTGCGCAATAGGGGATTGGCAGGGATGGCAGCCGCatgggatttttattttcgaataTATCTCGATCACTATTGATTAAaaacttgatttcttttttgaaatacatGCGTAATACAATAAAGTTTCAGATTAACTAAAGTTTAATGAAATTAGCTTTTActcttttaaaatataatcgaATAACTAACGCAAACGGCTGTTGCGAATATCGATTGGCGATCGAAGGGCTATATAAGGGACCCCCAGCACCCATCAAGGTAGTTCACAGTTTTCTCTGAGGTACCTTATAGTCAAAgctataaaaaccaaaatgtcgaATCTATTTGCTTACATATACACTTGGTGCTGGCATTTTGTCCACAACTCAGACGACGCGAAGAAGTTGCAAAGGCCTAATCAGCCGACGCAGAACTTGAACGAATTACTCGTGGATATCGATTTCGAACCTGATACACGAATGAATTCGAACTACCAGATTAATCAATCAGACTATCCAACTAACCAGACTGCTAGCCATACACAACCCATGGCTCAGTCTGGTATCCCGATTCCATCATGGGTTACATTACCTCTCCAACTGGTGCTGTACCCAGTAATCCCGATGTTTGAGAAAGTACGTGATCTACTAACGTACGAAACGACTAATAGCCATACTCAACCAATGGCCAACTCAAATCTCCTGATTCCTTCGCTTCCGCCACCTGCCCAACCGGTGGAGGAACCAACATTCCTGAACAAAcaccttttatttcttcttataatatttttatgttttcaatTAGCTAAATATATAATagacattttatattttatttttaaaatatatgtttttttttacatattaaACGTATGTTATAAGTTCTATATTAATAAATCATCCCGTCAACAAAGCTCAAAGGACTTAAAGGGGGAGGAGTTAATTAGAGTAGAGTAACAAGTTAGAGTAACAAACTTACAAATGTGTTTGTAAATCTGGATGGGCGGGTTATTCAAAAACTTCGGCAGGAGTTAATAGTGCGGgtcaaaatttcgaaaaataataaatgagagAACATCATGTCAATCTTAATGACAATTATAACATTCCTGTGATCATTTAATTCGTACACAACAAACTCGATTCGCTGATAGCATCACCTATCAAGAATTCTTTTTCCAGATGTTAGTAGTAACTTTACTTTCCCTCATTGTGAAGAAATAAACATCACCCTAATCAGGTAGTCTAGAATATTGCATCATACAAATAGGGAATGCTTCCACACACAGCCAGTGATAAAATCGTGATAAGGTAGCGCGTCAACTTgtcatcaaaacaaaaaaattacaactaAACAAGTACTTACTAAACTAATTAACAGATTCCTTCGGAACCCTGCTAGTGAAGGctgaattgatttttaaatgatttaaaattgaaataaactcTATGTAGATGCGGGCGAAGGCGAGTTGATCATTCAGCTGTCGGTTCGTTGTCGAATTTTCCCAGAATAACAACTCGTGATATAACAATTTAAAGATAAGGCGAAATTTAAGTGAGTGGTCAACGTTTGTATATTGTAACATTGAAGTAACAGCTTTAGGCTTTAAgcctacaataaaaaaagaagcatgTAGAACTCTAAATGTGTGCAGATAAGCGATCAGGTATGCAGTGCAACAAAGCTTTGGATGACGGTGATGTGAAGGTATTATGTGGACCAGCCGCAGTGAActcaacataattttttaacgaCCATATTGTGGAGGATAGGCCGATTGGGGAGCAGACTGGGGAGTGTAGGATGGAGCTGGAGCTGAATAAGCTGGGGCCTGGTAAGATGGAGTTTGGGCTTGGTAGGAAGGAGCTGGAGCTTGCTGGTAGGAAGGAGCTGGGGCAGCATAAGATTGTTGTTGAGGAGCTCCATAGCTGGACTTGGGCTTCTTAGCGGCCTTTGGTACGCCATAGTTGCCCTTTGGTTTCTTGGCTTTGGGGGCTTTAGGAGCTTTGGGGGCACCGTAACTGGACTTGGGCTTCTTGCCTTTTGGGGCTCCGTATGACTGTTGAGGCTCTTCGTAATACTGTTGGGGGGCTTCATAGGACTGAGCTGGTGGGGAGTAGGAAGGAGCTGGAGCATTGTATTGAGGTGAAGGAGGACTGTAAGAAGATGCTGCTTGTTGGGTCGGGTACGCCTGTTGAGCAGGTGGTGAGTAGGAAGGAGCAGGTGGGCTGTATTGAGGAGCAGGTGGGCTGTATTCAGGAGCAGGAGGATTGTATTCAGGAGCGCCGTGGTGAGACGTTTCTTGGGCCTCATACTGTTGAGGAGCTTGGAAAGATGGTCCAACTTCATAGGAAGGAGCAACAGGCTGGGCATCGTAAGTTGGGGCcgattgatgatgatgatcatgGTGCTGAGCCGGTTGAGCATCATAAGTTGGAACTGCTACTGGGCCACCATGAGCTGCGCCGGCATCGGGAGTGTGAATAGGAGCAGCACTGTGGTGTCCGTGATCGTGGCTGTGGTCATGGTGTCCGTGATGTCCATGATGTCCGTGTCCATCCGCTGTAATTAAGAGAAAGTTATTTGACCCATTTCATAATATTGGACAGATTGTAAGTCAGCAGGTAAGAAGTACAACAGACACATCTTCCGCTCTGTTATTAAGAGCTCATTTCACTAGTGGAAGGCACTTTGGATTTTCCCGGATTTTCCAAAgtatattttccctttttgaatAAGTTATACCTGCAGTTACCAGAGAACTTTATGGCATATCCAAATTTCATTGCCTGCTGGGCTACAATTAACACACTGAACAGGGTTTTTCCGGAATtccagggtttttttttagctcaatATACGATCATCAATAAACTAAatactaataataaataataatttgaaaaattaaacaataatTACGTGATCGTTTTTCGCGGTTGAGTTCGGCGAGGGAAGTGGCCAGGAGAAGGCAAACTACGAGGAActggaa
This sequence is a window from Daphnia pulicaria isolate SC F1-1A chromosome 7, SC_F0-13Bv2, whole genome shotgun sequence. Protein-coding genes within it:
- the LOC124350805 gene encoding splicing factor 3B subunit 4-like isoform X1; this encodes MQFSISKMSIVSLLFFIGLQVNQSIAVPVFRDAASMAFAIQHQPELFRLQAAQPTGLRAESTLLVPSVNSNFLLNLQYLSGLLNSLSSLLGQSPAPTATDAPTPATNAPTPATDAPTPPPASGPSNNAPPPPPSRAVGANLGQGRVIPSQADQKTLFYMPGLGGLLQQGAIDFRGLQVAQLG
- the LOC124350571 gene encoding synaptic vesicle membrane protein VAT-1 homolog-like, whose translation is MFSEKHNEPATHKTVSEMVSEHPTTIQTSSPTAAERQRKKSINEADEIEKEVRELRRRDEEEIRRKHLGALKRIEQHLNQNGGDLSYLLNQQRVPTEVRSVQLTGFGLGKNINIAKVHIPLPLKHEVLIRAHSCGVNFDDVMTRNGMLDNWVRSLKAPFIMGSEVAGEVIGLGKNVTELNLGDRVMCLPERKAWSEYAVCRVEHCFKIPEEMSYNDAVALTVDGIVAYSLLFQMGSLYPGKAVLLHSTPGGLGSMVTQMVRTVPETILFKIAMENEGQIKFTNQNVHYIDHDSDYVTEIRHSSPHGVDLVLDCQYEDNFLRDLNLLRPMGKYVLFGTQAAVHRGFFDSARTWWGKDKISPLKLYEENKSVCGFNLRNLLYFQKDRDYVREVFCRVCKMWQEGSIRPDFDVLLFDDLNEALQRMQEHGQIGKIILNPTESRETTEIPDYYAIAEKNVKKRIWDQKPFLNKLGLPEPGELVRDKSLVEEERERAQQKEQEEMQRKYEQQQQNQQYIQRLTQPQEKFYEARGAVPERTQTPSTYEVRTGNLSGEPPIVYDPSSGRTVYNVTTAETCPYLAQAAQQPISTTVKNVPSFQTVIKEPLTSTRASTVTAETGREVGREAILTKERVELSVPMTNKEVINLKEQLPGAVLEDKYTGDKYTRGLLEKRTNE
- the LOC124350805 gene encoding uncharacterized protein LOC124350805 isoform X3; translation: MQFSISKMSIVSLLFFIGLQVNQSIAVPVFRDAASMAFAIQHQPELFRLQAAQPTGLRAESTLLVPSVNSNFLLNLQYLSGLLNSLSSLLGQSPAPTATDAPTPATNAPTPATDAPTPPPASGPSNNAPPPPPSRAEDCCSKVRSISAVFKSPS
- the LOC124350676 gene encoding uncharacterized protein LOC124350676 — encoded protein: MKAYSDRQMESVLPEAMVEPNFTREEVKFSCMQAEKLEGVNAVWQYLDSYRINLIEKSAKFESEKKLFESHRKKALEQIHLDLQSQFQCKIEDFIRKLNEATHLLTARKQKIDKQSKYITELEDKLKSSQYNVTLPVTVQEKALNNQTLFELERENSSLKSAIEFSKKDFEERRFLDNRITELETNVNQLTEERDQLQEMVQQLSKEKQESVIDDIFKCKTCDAIVSAEQLDQEETTQLVNLSSESSGCHSEVVSIRYDVEDVAVLSELHPLSAEESRNIWLIFHTSTSQHFVASSIYLKLINSSWRSEHTQSLQALTELLEACDTNIQYLQSIQSCLKTSDSSTNDNVVTSVKQLLQKWVQLNVKVYLFQRNVEQQGPICPEQSATFPNS
- the LOC124350725 gene encoding extensin-like, whose translation is MTISQSFLVVCLLLATSLAELNREKRSPDGHGHHGHHGHHDHSHDHGHHSAAPIHTPDAGAAHGGPVAVPTYDAQPAQHHDHHHQSAPTYDAQPVAPSYEVGPSFQAPQQYEAQETSHHGAPEYNPPAPEYSPPAPQYSPPAPSYSPPAQQAYPTQQAASSYSPPSPQYNAPAPSYSPPAQSYEAPQQYYEEPQQSYGAPKGKKPKSSYGAPKAPKAPKAKKPKGNYGVPKAAKKPKSSYGAPQQQSYAAPAPSYQQAPAPSYQAQTPSYQAPAYSAPAPSYTPQSAPQSAYPPQYGR
- the LOC124350805 gene encoding uncharacterized protein LOC124350805 isoform X2, whose translation is MQFSISKMSIVSLLFFIGLQVNQSIAVPVFRDAASMAFAIQHQPELFRLQAAQPTGLRAESTLLVPSVNSNFLLNLQYLSGLLNSLSSLLGQSPAHLHPLLTHLHPHPLPDHQITRPRHPLQEQRIVAARCDRFPRSSSRPARLGKLYPYITTPTVSLSLVLTNYR